Proteins encoded together in one Sphingobium sp. MI1205 window:
- a CDS encoding aldehyde dehydrogenase family protein has protein sequence MNAIAMTINGRSVGTGATFPVIDPSTGEAFAEAPAASPEQLEEAMATAQDAFASWSRDEGLRRRALKEAAGLVMEMAADLGPTLAQEQGKPLADTGIEFEASAEWLRYYADLELPREVVQDDAAAYAEIVRRPLGVVAGITPWNYPIALAFWKIAPALRAGNTLVLKPSPYTPLSTLAVGQALQSVLPPGVLNVISGPDPLGAAMTAHAIPRKLTFTGSTATGRKVMASGANDLKRVTLELGGNDPAVILDDADISAIADELFWGAFANNGQVCVAIKRIYVHESRHDELVEALAERARSVAVGAWNEEGALLGPLCNRPQFERVKELVAEAIGMGARVAAGGAPMDRPGFFFQPTILADLDERARIVSEEQFGPALPILSYSDVDDAVARANAGPFGLTASVWSSDPIRAANVGLGIEAGQVQVNGHAMGLQPHLPFGGLKSSGIGVENGPWGLHGFTDIQLLYAPPRRAAA, from the coding sequence GTGAACGCCATCGCAATGACCATCAACGGTCGATCCGTCGGGACAGGGGCCACCTTCCCGGTGATCGATCCATCGACGGGCGAAGCCTTTGCCGAGGCCCCTGCCGCCAGCCCCGAACAGTTGGAGGAGGCGATGGCGACCGCGCAGGACGCCTTCGCTTCGTGGAGCCGCGACGAGGGGTTGCGCCGCAGGGCGCTGAAGGAGGCCGCCGGGCTGGTGATGGAGATGGCCGCCGATCTGGGACCGACACTGGCCCAGGAACAGGGCAAGCCGCTGGCGGACACCGGCATAGAGTTTGAGGCGTCGGCGGAATGGCTCCGCTATTATGCCGATCTCGAACTGCCGCGGGAGGTGGTGCAGGACGATGCGGCGGCCTATGCGGAAATCGTCCGCAGGCCGCTGGGCGTGGTGGCGGGCATTACGCCGTGGAATTATCCCATCGCCCTCGCCTTCTGGAAGATCGCGCCCGCCCTGCGCGCCGGGAACACGCTGGTGCTGAAGCCATCGCCCTATACGCCGCTTTCGACGCTGGCGGTCGGGCAGGCGCTGCAATCGGTCCTGCCGCCCGGCGTGCTGAACGTCATTTCCGGCCCGGACCCGCTGGGCGCGGCGATGACCGCCCATGCCATACCGCGCAAGCTGACCTTCACCGGGTCGACCGCGACCGGCAGGAAGGTGATGGCGTCGGGGGCCAACGACCTGAAGCGGGTGACGCTGGAACTGGGCGGCAACGATCCGGCGGTGATATTGGACGATGCCGACATATCCGCCATCGCGGACGAGCTGTTCTGGGGCGCCTTCGCCAATAATGGGCAGGTCTGCGTCGCGATCAAGCGCATCTATGTCCATGAAAGCCGCCATGACGAACTGGTCGAGGCGCTGGCGGAGCGCGCCCGTTCCGTGGCGGTCGGCGCCTGGAACGAGGAAGGCGCGCTGCTGGGGCCGCTCTGCAACCGGCCGCAGTTCGAGCGCGTGAAGGAACTGGTCGCGGAAGCCATCGGCATGGGAGCGCGGGTGGCGGCGGGCGGCGCGCCGATGGACCGGCCCGGCTTCTTCTTCCAGCCGACCATCCTCGCCGATCTGGACGAAAGGGCGCGGATCGTGAGCGAGGAGCAGTTCGGCCCGGCGCTGCCGATCCTGTCCTACAGCGATGTCGACGATGCGGTCGCCCGCGCCAATGCGGGTCCGTTCGGCCTGACCGCGTCGGTCTGGTCGTCCGACCCGATCCGCGCCGCCAATGTCGGGCTGGGGATCGAGGCGGGGCAGGTGCAGGTCAACGGCCATGCCATGGGCCTGCAACCCCATCTGCCCTTCGGCGGGCTGAAGTCGAGCGGCATCGGCGTCGAAAACGGACCATGGGGCCTGCACGGCTTCACCGACATCCAGCTTCTCTACGCGCCCCCCAGGCGGGCGGCGGCCTGA
- a CDS encoding FAS1-like dehydratase domain-containing protein: protein MEEATTLVTPQMEASKGVWHSFETSFPITATDIRRWAIATYWGQMPPRLFWDEEYARTTRWGGIVAPEDFNPFAWQLPRELTEEELRLQGAIPGQETKKGDNILNGGQVDRFGARMRPGDVISSRSRLTHWEEREGRNGLTLYTYNETEWTNQRGEWVKSRVMTLIHY from the coding sequence ATGGAAGAGGCGACCACCCTCGTCACGCCGCAGATGGAGGCGTCGAAAGGCGTCTGGCATTCGTTCGAGACCAGCTTTCCGATCACGGCCACCGACATACGCCGCTGGGCGATAGCGACCTATTGGGGGCAGATGCCGCCGCGTCTCTTCTGGGACGAGGAATATGCCCGGACGACCCGCTGGGGCGGGATCGTCGCGCCGGAGGATTTCAACCCCTTCGCCTGGCAGTTGCCCCGCGAACTGACCGAGGAGGAATTGCGGCTTCAGGGCGCGATCCCCGGCCAGGAAACGAAGAAGGGCGACAATATCCTGAACGGCGGCCAGGTCGACAGGTTCGGGGCGCGCATGCGGCCGGGCGACGTCATCTCCAGCCGTTCCCGCCTGACCCATTGGGAGGAGCGGGAGGGCCGCAACGGCCTGACGCTCTACACCTATAACGAGACCGAATGGACGAACCAGCGCGGCGAATGGGTGAAGTCCCGCGTCATGACCCTCATTCATTATTAG
- a CDS encoding Zn-ribbon domain-containing OB-fold protein, with the protein MMSIGPIPEPTPETAPFWQGAAEGELRIQRCVRCESFYFYPRPFCPKCNSDEVEWKPVSGRARLASYIINYRPSPEFESKDPQIIALVTLEEGPRLCTNIVGVEPEPDNLPLGMELQVAFEPRGDQFLPVFKPVRI; encoded by the coding sequence ATGATGTCGATCGGGCCCATTCCCGAACCTACCCCGGAAACCGCGCCCTTCTGGCAGGGCGCGGCCGAAGGAGAGTTGCGCATCCAGCGCTGCGTCCGTTGCGAAAGCTTCTATTTCTATCCGCGTCCCTTCTGCCCGAAATGCAATTCGGACGAGGTCGAATGGAAGCCGGTGTCGGGGCGGGCGCGGCTGGCCTCCTACATCATCAACTATCGCCCTTCGCCGGAATTCGAGAGCAAGGACCCGCAGATCATCGCGCTGGTGACGCTGGAGGAAGGCCCGCGCCTCTGCACCAATATCGTCGGGGTCGAACCGGAACCGGACAATCTGCCGCTGGGGATGGAATTGCAGGTCGCGTTCGAACCGCGCGGCGACCAGTTCCTGCCCGTCTTCAAGCCCGTCAGGATATGA
- a CDS encoding MaoC/PaaZ C-terminal domain-containing protein encodes MSIFFEDIAVGDQIPAFTRKTTMMEWSRFAAVNEEFVYVHMDDEAGQAAGQPGAFGMGNLRWAYMLNALRDWAGDESEIRELAMQFRAINQKNDILSTRAVVVEKSVADDGAALIHLQIDVENQDGKGTSPGRAIVAVPSRA; translated from the coding sequence TTGTCCATTTTCTTCGAAGACATCGCCGTGGGCGACCAGATTCCGGCCTTCACCCGCAAGACGACCATGATGGAATGGAGCCGCTTCGCCGCGGTGAACGAGGAGTTCGTCTATGTCCATATGGACGATGAGGCGGGACAGGCGGCGGGACAGCCGGGCGCGTTCGGCATGGGCAATCTGCGCTGGGCCTATATGCTGAACGCCCTGCGCGACTGGGCGGGCGACGAGAGCGAGATCAGGGAACTGGCCATGCAGTTCCGCGCCATCAACCAGAAGAACGACATATTGTCGACCAGGGCGGTGGTCGTGGAAAAGTCCGTCGCGGATGACGGCGCGGCCCTCATCCACCTTCAGATCGACGTGGAAAATCAGGACGGCAAGGGCACTTCGCCGGGGCGCGCCATCGTGGCGGTTCCGTCCCGCGCCTGA
- a CDS encoding CaiB/BaiF CoA-transferase family protein yields MDALGDIRVIELATGVAGPIVGMFCADFGADVVKVETPDGDPERGRPGFPMWNRGKRSVVIDPGSAEGRAWLRNRIGGADMLITRDGEELAAFGLDGDELLASHPRLILLEMPVYLPGHVPWAGGVESAALLGAYGGQFARQSSVSGEPVESVYQTLLYAHGLWASVCAVAALIEREGSGFGQRVTVSGINALQQLTMISLVVDPNAPDPSTAVGGAGRHPTYSRMIAGDGKWFTSGALGPRFEAMFMEVIGLGSIVEDERLGGSLANMVAPENIGWVQKAVEEAVLKQPRQYWLDRLDAVGIPSGPIDGREGWLDHPQVAAMGMRVEVDDPDRGPVVMPGVPINLTATPGAVRGPAPALGEHSGKVAPWPAQPRPAADARPLVRSGPLSGIRVVNSGPFLASPYAGCLLSALGADVIKVEPREGDPFRKPAYGANRGMRSIAIDLKHPDSIRAFHKIIEGADVFIDGLRPGVTKSLGIDYDSLKAINPGIVTMSLSAFGQTGPLGGRGGVDMVLQGMAGMMAAEGGDGEPIVNTISVCDISTASMSSLTIALALFHRLRTGEGQRTWDTLLGTATYLQSAEIIRFEGRPPAIVGGVDFQGDGAFDRMYRAADGWVRIAAPDAPAKIASALEIPEEKLADKDGAIAAIGAAIIDLSREEATRRLNRAGVPSASVRKVTEVLRDPRLCEAGFAHVYPSDNGGFIATPGRIASFSRTEWRGVLKPPGIGEHSVRILEDAGIDPATIDQLIERRAVAVGGPMPQILPHAYR; encoded by the coding sequence ATGGATGCTCTTGGCGATATTCGGGTGATCGAACTCGCGACCGGCGTCGCCGGCCCCATAGTCGGCATGTTCTGCGCCGACTTCGGCGCCGACGTGGTGAAGGTCGAGACGCCGGACGGCGACCCGGAACGCGGCCGTCCCGGCTTTCCGATGTGGAATCGCGGCAAGCGCAGCGTGGTGATCGATCCCGGATCGGCCGAGGGGCGCGCATGGCTGCGGAACCGGATCGGCGGGGCCGACATGCTGATCACCAGGGACGGCGAGGAACTGGCGGCCTTCGGGCTGGACGGCGACGAACTGCTGGCCAGCCATCCCCGGCTGATCCTGCTGGAGATGCCCGTCTATCTGCCCGGCCATGTCCCCTGGGCGGGCGGGGTCGAATCCGCCGCGCTGCTGGGGGCCTATGGCGGCCAGTTCGCCCGCCAGTCCTCCGTATCGGGGGAGCCGGTCGAGTCCGTCTATCAGACTTTGCTCTATGCGCATGGCCTGTGGGCGTCGGTCTGCGCGGTGGCGGCCTTGATCGAGCGCGAGGGTTCGGGTTTCGGGCAGCGCGTCACCGTGTCCGGCATCAACGCGCTTCAGCAGCTTACCATGATATCGCTGGTGGTCGATCCCAACGCGCCGGACCCCAGCACCGCCGTGGGGGGCGCGGGCCGCCATCCGACCTATTCCCGGATGATCGCGGGCGACGGCAAATGGTTCACCAGCGGCGCGCTCGGTCCCCGGTTCGAGGCGATGTTCATGGAGGTGATCGGGCTAGGTTCGATTGTCGAGGATGAGCGGCTGGGCGGCAGCCTGGCGAACATGGTCGCGCCGGAGAATATCGGCTGGGTGCAGAAGGCGGTCGAGGAAGCGGTGCTGAAGCAGCCCCGCCAATATTGGCTGGACCGCCTCGACGCCGTCGGCATCCCCTCCGGACCGATCGACGGGCGCGAGGGGTGGCTGGACCATCCCCAGGTCGCCGCCATGGGCATGCGGGTGGAGGTTGACGATCCCGACCGTGGTCCTGTCGTCATGCCGGGCGTCCCGATCAACCTGACCGCGACGCCGGGCGCCGTTCGCGGCCCCGCCCCTGCCCTTGGCGAGCATAGCGGCAAGGTCGCGCCATGGCCCGCGCAGCCCCGTCCGGCCGCCGATGCGCGCCCGCTCGTGCGATCCGGCCCGCTGTCGGGCATCAGGGTCGTCAACAGCGGGCCGTTCCTCGCCAGCCCCTATGCCGGATGCCTGCTTTCGGCGCTGGGCGCGGACGTGATCAAGGTGGAACCGCGAGAGGGCGACCCCTTCCGCAAGCCCGCCTATGGCGCGAACCGGGGCATGCGCAGCATCGCCATCGACCTGAAACATCCCGACAGCATCCGGGCCTTCCACAAGATCATCGAGGGCGCGGACGTCTTCATCGACGGCCTGAGGCCCGGCGTGACGAAAAGCCTGGGCATCGACTATGATTCCCTTAAGGCGATCAACCCCGGCATCGTCACCATGTCGCTTTCCGCCTTCGGCCAGACCGGCCCGCTGGGCGGGCGCGGCGGCGTGGACATGGTGTTGCAGGGCATGGCCGGGATGATGGCGGCGGAGGGCGGCGACGGCGAACCCATCGTCAACACCATATCCGTCTGCGACATCAGCACGGCCTCCATGTCCTCGCTCACCATCGCGCTTGCCCTGTTCCACCGGCTGCGCACCGGGGAAGGCCAGCGGACATGGGACACGCTGCTGGGCACCGCAACCTACCTCCAGTCGGCGGAGATCATCCGGTTCGAAGGCCGCCCGCCCGCCATCGTCGGCGGCGTCGACTTCCAGGGGGACGGCGCGTTCGACCGCATGTATCGGGCGGCGGACGGCTGGGTCCGGATCGCCGCGCCCGACGCCCCGGCGAAGATCGCCAGCGCCCTGGAAATTCCTGAGGAAAAGCTGGCGGACAAGGATGGGGCCATTGCCGCCATCGGGGCCGCCATCATCGATCTCAGCCGCGAGGAGGCGACGCGCCGCCTCAACCGGGCGGGCGTGCCGTCGGCATCCGTCAGGAAGGTGACGGAGGTGCTGCGCGATCCCCGGCTGTGCGAGGCTGGCTTCGCCCATGTCTATCCTTCCGACAATGGCGGCTTCATCGCCACGCCGGGCCGCATCGCATCCTTCAGCAGGACCGAATGGCGCGGCGTGCTGAAGCCGCCGGGGATCGGCGAGCACAGCGTCCGGATATTGGAGGATGCGGGGATCGATCCTGCGACCATCGACCAGTTGATCGAACGCCGCGCCGTCGCGGTCGGCGGACCCATGCCGCAGATATTGCCGCACGCCTATCGTTGA
- a CDS encoding SDR family NAD(P)-dependent oxidoreductase produces the protein MGALEGRVAIITGAGRGIGAAIARRYAAEGAKVVINDLGGDTTGEGSDLGPAAAVASDIIAAGGQAIADGGDIADVATGERLVGLAIEKFGGLDIVVNVAGILRDRMIFNLDEKDWDAVIRVHLKGHYSTIKPAAAYWRSLRNPQGDFRIVNFTSASGLHGSPGQPNYAAAKMGVVGLTMSLANGLARYGVTVNAIAPGATTRLTETAPEDKNVDGPARADDPYTPDRVAPIAVFLGSKQSGWMSGRTIGAAGGELMLYNVPEMIKTLNGMADLDAATFAATVEREFRPLADGLAPSIYFDSQM, from the coding sequence ATGGGTGCATTGGAAGGACGGGTCGCCATCATCACCGGGGCCGGGCGCGGCATCGGGGCGGCGATAGCGCGGCGCTACGCGGCGGAGGGCGCGAAGGTCGTCATCAACGACCTGGGCGGCGACACGACGGGCGAAGGCAGCGACCTGGGACCGGCCGCCGCCGTCGCCAGCGACATCATCGCCGCCGGGGGGCAGGCCATTGCCGACGGCGGCGACATCGCCGACGTCGCGACCGGCGAACGGCTGGTCGGCCTGGCCATAGAGAAGTTCGGCGGGCTGGACATCGTCGTCAATGTGGCGGGCATATTGCGCGACCGGATGATCTTCAACCTGGACGAGAAGGATTGGGATGCGGTCATCCGCGTCCACCTGAAGGGGCATTATTCGACCATCAAGCCCGCCGCCGCCTATTGGCGTTCGCTGCGCAATCCGCAGGGCGATTTCCGGATCGTCAACTTCACCTCCGCTTCGGGCCTGCACGGGTCGCCCGGCCAGCCCAATTACGCCGCCGCCAAGATGGGCGTCGTCGGCCTGACCATGTCGCTGGCGAACGGCCTTGCCCGTTACGGCGTCACGGTCAACGCCATCGCGCCGGGCGCGACGACGCGGCTCACCGAAACCGCGCCCGAAGACAAGAATGTGGACGGCCCGGCGCGGGCGGACGACCCCTATACGCCCGACCGCGTCGCGCCCATCGCGGTGTTCCTGGGTTCGAAGCAATCGGGCTGGATGTCCGGGCGGACCATCGGCGCGGCGGGGGGCGAGCTGATGCTCTACAATGTGCCGGAGATGATCAAGACCCTGAACGGCATGGCCGATCTGGATGCAGCGACCTTCGCCGCCACGGTGGAAAGGGAGTTCCGCCCGCTCGCGGACGGGCTGGCGCCCAGCATCTATTTCGATTCGCAGATGTGA